Proteins from one Octopus bimaculoides isolate UCB-OBI-ISO-001 chromosome 19, ASM119413v2, whole genome shotgun sequence genomic window:
- the LOC106880382 gene encoding elongator complex protein 3 isoform X2 yields MVLAIGDIVNQLIQAHVQKKDVNLNTVKCKSSSKYGLASQPRLVDIIAAVPPQYKKELLPKLKAKPVRTASGIAVVAVMCKPHRCPHIAMTGNICVYCPGGPDSDFEYSTQSYTGYEPTSMRAIRARYNPYLQTRHRVEQLKQLGHSVDKVEFIVMGGTFMCLSEEYRDFFIRNLHDALSGHTSNSVAEAVKYSEKSRTKCIGITIETRPDYCLRKHLSDMLAYGCTRLEIGVQSVFEDVARDTNRGHTVKAVCESFQMSKDAGFKVVSHMMPDLPNVGLERDIQQFVEFFENPAFRPDGLKLYPTLVIRGTGLYELWKTGRYKSYPPSTLVDLVARILALIPPWTRVYRVQRDIPMPLVTSGVEHGNLRELALARMKDLGTQCRDVRTREVGIQEIHHKVRPYEVELIRRDYVANKGWETFLSYEDPEQDILVGLLRLRKCSEETYRLELKGGCSIVRELHVYGSVVPVHAREVTKFQHQGFGMLLMEEAERIAFEEHGSTKMAVISGVGTRNYYRKIGYELEGPYMTKSLIKS; encoded by the exons ATGGTTTTGGCCATTGGTGACATTGTCAACCAGTTGATCCAAGCTCATGTCCAGAAAAAAGATGTTAATTTAAATAC aGTGAAATGCAAATCGTCCAGCAAATATGGCCTGGCAAGTCAACCGAGGCTGGTAGATATCATTGCTGCAGTACCACCTCAGTATAAAAAG GAATTACTTCCCAAATTAAAAGCCAAACCAGTTCGAACTGCCAGCGGt atagctgttgttgctgtgatgTGTAAGCCACATAGATGTCCTCATATTGCCATGAcaggaaatatatgtgt tTACTGTCCTGGGGGACCCGATTCAGACTTTGAATATTCTACACAGTCATATACAGGTTATGAG CCCACATCAATGAGAGCAATTCGAGCTCGTTACAACCCTTATTTACAGACCAGACATAGAGTTGAACAG CTGAAACAACTTGGTCACAGTGTTGATAAGGTGGAGTTCATCGTAATGGGAGGAACTTTCATGTGTCTGTCAGAAGAATACAGGGACTTCTTTATTCGTAACTTGCACGATGCTCTCTCTGGCCACACCAGTAATTCAGTAGCTGAGGCTGTTAA atattcagaAAAGAGCCGGACGAAATGTATTGGAATTACCATAGAAACCAGACCTGATTATTGTCTCAGAAAACATCTAAG TGATATGTTGGCCTATGGCTGCACTCGTCTAGAAATTGGTGTACAGAGTGTCTTTGAAGATGTTGCCAGGGATACCAACAG ggGTCACACAGTAAAGGCTGTTTGTGAATCATTCCAAATGTCTAAAGATGCTGGTTTCAAGGTTGTGTCTCATATGATGCCAGATCTACCAAATGTTGGCCTAGAGAGAGACATCCAACAGTTTGTT GAATTCTTTGAGAATCCGGCTTTCCGACCTGATGGATTAAAGTTATATCCTACACTTGTCATTAGAGGAACAG GTTTGTATGAACTTTGGAAGACTGGAAGATATAAGAGTTATCCTCCCAGCACGTTGGTGGATTTAGTGGCCCGTATCCTGGCACTTATTCCACCTTGGACAAGAGTGTACAGAGTTCAAAG GGATATTCCAATGCCCCTGGTGACTTCCGGTGTTGAACATGGCAATTTGAGGGAACTGGCTCTTGCCAGGATGAAAGACCTTGGCACCCAGTGCAGAGATGTGAGAACAAGGGAAGTTGGAATTCAAGAGATTCACCATAAAGTCAGACCTTATGAG GTTGAACTCATTCGTCGAGATTACGTTGCAAACAAAGGCTGGGAAACGTTCCTTTCCTATGAAGACCCAGAACAAGACATCCTCGTTGGTTTACTACGTCTGCGCAAATGTTCCGAGGAAACTTACCGTCTAGAACTCAAGGGTGGCTGTTCAATTGTGCGAGAACTCCATGTTTATGGAAGTGTCGTCCCTGTACATGCTCGAGAAGTAACAAAATTTCAACATCAG GGTTTTGGTATGTTGTTAATGGAAGAAGCTGAAAGGATTGCATTTGAAGAACATGGTTCCACCAAAATGGCTGTTATATCTG
- the LOC106880382 gene encoding elongator complex protein 3 isoform X1, with the protein MGQKRVKVAGSREELMVLAIGDIVNQLIQAHVQKKDVNLNTVKCKSSSKYGLASQPRLVDIIAAVPPQYKKELLPKLKAKPVRTASGIAVVAVMCKPHRCPHIAMTGNICVYCPGGPDSDFEYSTQSYTGYEPTSMRAIRARYNPYLQTRHRVEQLKQLGHSVDKVEFIVMGGTFMCLSEEYRDFFIRNLHDALSGHTSNSVAEAVKYSEKSRTKCIGITIETRPDYCLRKHLSDMLAYGCTRLEIGVQSVFEDVARDTNRGHTVKAVCESFQMSKDAGFKVVSHMMPDLPNVGLERDIQQFVEFFENPAFRPDGLKLYPTLVIRGTGLYELWKTGRYKSYPPSTLVDLVARILALIPPWTRVYRVQRDIPMPLVTSGVEHGNLRELALARMKDLGTQCRDVRTREVGIQEIHHKVRPYEVELIRRDYVANKGWETFLSYEDPEQDILVGLLRLRKCSEETYRLELKGGCSIVRELHVYGSVVPVHAREVTKFQHQGFGMLLMEEAERIAFEEHGSTKMAVISGVGTRNYYRKIGYELEGPYMTKSLIKS; encoded by the exons ATGGGACAGAAGCGTGTGAAAG TTGCAGGATCTCGAGAAGAGTTGATGGTTTTGGCCATTGGTGACATTGTCAACCAGTTGATCCAAGCTCATGTCCAGAAAAAAGATGTTAATTTAAATAC aGTGAAATGCAAATCGTCCAGCAAATATGGCCTGGCAAGTCAACCGAGGCTGGTAGATATCATTGCTGCAGTACCACCTCAGTATAAAAAG GAATTACTTCCCAAATTAAAAGCCAAACCAGTTCGAACTGCCAGCGGt atagctgttgttgctgtgatgTGTAAGCCACATAGATGTCCTCATATTGCCATGAcaggaaatatatgtgt tTACTGTCCTGGGGGACCCGATTCAGACTTTGAATATTCTACACAGTCATATACAGGTTATGAG CCCACATCAATGAGAGCAATTCGAGCTCGTTACAACCCTTATTTACAGACCAGACATAGAGTTGAACAG CTGAAACAACTTGGTCACAGTGTTGATAAGGTGGAGTTCATCGTAATGGGAGGAACTTTCATGTGTCTGTCAGAAGAATACAGGGACTTCTTTATTCGTAACTTGCACGATGCTCTCTCTGGCCACACCAGTAATTCAGTAGCTGAGGCTGTTAA atattcagaAAAGAGCCGGACGAAATGTATTGGAATTACCATAGAAACCAGACCTGATTATTGTCTCAGAAAACATCTAAG TGATATGTTGGCCTATGGCTGCACTCGTCTAGAAATTGGTGTACAGAGTGTCTTTGAAGATGTTGCCAGGGATACCAACAG ggGTCACACAGTAAAGGCTGTTTGTGAATCATTCCAAATGTCTAAAGATGCTGGTTTCAAGGTTGTGTCTCATATGATGCCAGATCTACCAAATGTTGGCCTAGAGAGAGACATCCAACAGTTTGTT GAATTCTTTGAGAATCCGGCTTTCCGACCTGATGGATTAAAGTTATATCCTACACTTGTCATTAGAGGAACAG GTTTGTATGAACTTTGGAAGACTGGAAGATATAAGAGTTATCCTCCCAGCACGTTGGTGGATTTAGTGGCCCGTATCCTGGCACTTATTCCACCTTGGACAAGAGTGTACAGAGTTCAAAG GGATATTCCAATGCCCCTGGTGACTTCCGGTGTTGAACATGGCAATTTGAGGGAACTGGCTCTTGCCAGGATGAAAGACCTTGGCACCCAGTGCAGAGATGTGAGAACAAGGGAAGTTGGAATTCAAGAGATTCACCATAAAGTCAGACCTTATGAG GTTGAACTCATTCGTCGAGATTACGTTGCAAACAAAGGCTGGGAAACGTTCCTTTCCTATGAAGACCCAGAACAAGACATCCTCGTTGGTTTACTACGTCTGCGCAAATGTTCCGAGGAAACTTACCGTCTAGAACTCAAGGGTGGCTGTTCAATTGTGCGAGAACTCCATGTTTATGGAAGTGTCGTCCCTGTACATGCTCGAGAAGTAACAAAATTTCAACATCAG GGTTTTGGTATGTTGTTAATGGAAGAAGCTGAAAGGATTGCATTTGAAGAACATGGTTCCACCAAAATGGCTGTTATATCTG